The Micromonospora krabiensis genome window below encodes:
- a CDS encoding pirin family protein yields MLDKVHIGPTATSDHSALIIAPGRDAWTDPFLLMGEELVNQPGFEWHPHRGLETVTLILDGALEHGDSLGNAGVLGPGDVQWMTAGRGIIHREVAARSERAHILQLWVNLPASQKFVPTRYQDLRAGEHAMHTEPGVLVQLISGESGSACGPAVNHWPILGMLITLDPRTAYPQVLDGDQRAFAYVVSGRLTIAGRTVHAGQTAWSDPVSRQGDPTTLTLATGDGDEQTRVMLFAGRPIGESVYASGPFVMNNRAEIEQAYRDFHSGKFGRIPRHTRLPAGA; encoded by the coding sequence GTGCTCGACAAGGTGCACATCGGTCCGACCGCCACCTCCGATCACAGTGCGCTGATCATCGCGCCGGGCCGCGACGCCTGGACCGATCCGTTCCTGCTGATGGGGGAGGAGCTGGTCAACCAGCCGGGATTCGAGTGGCACCCGCACCGCGGGCTGGAGACCGTGACCCTGATCCTCGACGGGGCGTTGGAGCACGGCGACAGCCTGGGCAACGCCGGTGTGCTCGGGCCGGGGGACGTGCAGTGGATGACCGCGGGGCGGGGCATCATCCACCGCGAGGTCGCCGCCCGCTCGGAGCGGGCTCACATCCTCCAGCTGTGGGTCAACCTGCCGGCGAGTCAGAAGTTCGTCCCCACCCGCTACCAGGACCTGCGCGCCGGCGAGCACGCCATGCACACCGAGCCCGGTGTGCTGGTCCAGCTGATCTCCGGGGAGTCCGGGTCGGCGTGCGGGCCGGCGGTCAACCACTGGCCGATCCTGGGCATGCTGATCACGCTCGACCCGAGGACCGCCTACCCGCAGGTGCTCGACGGGGACCAGCGCGCCTTCGCGTACGTGGTCTCGGGCCGGCTGACGATCGCCGGCCGGACCGTGCACGCCGGGCAGACCGCCTGGTCCGATCCGGTGTCCCGGCAGGGTGACCCGACCACGCTGACCCTGGCCACCGGTGACGGTGACGAGCAGACCAGGGTGATGCTGTTCGCCGGGCGGCCCATCGGCGAGTCCGTCTACGCCAGCGGCCCCTTCGTCATGAACAACCGCGCCGAGATCGAGCAGGCGTACCGCGACTTCCACTCCGGCAAGTTCGGCCGAATCCCCCGGCACACCCGACTGCCCGCTGGCGCGTGA
- a CDS encoding VOC family protein yields MALVNPAPDYFEPADGMFLATLLIVRDVARSREYYERVFGAECVHESNPLIMKFFNSYIIINDEGGPTDDKPMVQARAPQDPNVLSCAMNVRVRDIRKLYAEWKARGADFITEPKDHGTEIRCYLRDPDGYLVEVGQGL; encoded by the coding sequence ATGGCCTTGGTAAACCCGGCTCCCGACTACTTCGAGCCTGCCGACGGGATGTTCCTCGCGACCCTACTGATCGTGCGGGACGTGGCTCGCTCCCGCGAGTACTACGAGCGGGTCTTCGGCGCCGAGTGCGTCCACGAGAGCAATCCGCTGATCATGAAGTTCTTCAACAGCTACATCATCATCAACGACGAGGGAGGTCCGACGGACGACAAGCCGATGGTGCAGGCCAGGGCTCCCCAGGACCCCAACGTATTGAGCTGCGCGATGAACGTCCGGGTGCGGGACATCCGCAAGCTCTATGCGGAGTGGAAAGCCAGGGGTGCGGACTTCATCACCGAGCCGAAGGACCACGGCACCGAGATCCGCTGCTACCTGCGCGACCCCGACGGCTATCTGGTGGAGGTCGGGCAGGGGCTCTGA
- a CDS encoding dihydrofolate reductase family protein: protein MLLSVNVFVSLDGVMQGPGSPDEDRSGGFERGGWLVPHASAETNEVVEGWFREADAFLFGRTSYGLLGGYWPKVTTANDLIATKLNSLPKFVVSRTLTDKAADWSPTTVLRADIVDRVRRLKELPGKELQVHGSWRLVQMLHEAGLVDLYRLLQYPVVVGTGKRLFPDGSTPSTFAISEAGTRVLPGGVISLTLTPTNLGVISAGAYAVEGGRSTTVLD from the coding sequence GTGCTGCTCAGCGTCAACGTCTTCGTCAGTCTCGACGGAGTCATGCAAGGACCAGGCTCTCCTGACGAGGACCGCTCAGGCGGCTTCGAGCGCGGCGGGTGGCTCGTCCCGCATGCCTCCGCGGAGACCAACGAGGTCGTCGAGGGCTGGTTCCGTGAGGCGGACGCCTTCCTCTTCGGTCGCACGAGCTACGGCCTGCTCGGCGGGTACTGGCCGAAGGTCACGACAGCTAACGACCTGATCGCCACCAAGCTGAACAGCTTGCCGAAGTTTGTCGTCAGCAGGACGCTCACGGACAAGGCGGCCGACTGGAGCCCGACGACGGTCCTCCGGGCCGACATCGTCGACCGCGTGCGCCGGCTCAAGGAGCTACCCGGCAAGGAACTCCAGGTGCACGGCAGTTGGAGGCTCGTGCAGATGCTGCACGAGGCCGGACTTGTCGACCTCTACCGGCTGCTCCAGTACCCGGTCGTCGTGGGAACCGGGAAGCGCCTGTTCCCGGACGGATCGACGCCCTCGACATTCGCGATCTCCGAAGCGGGCACGCGCGTGCTGCCCGGCGGCGTCATCTCGCTGACCCTGACCCCCACGAACCTCGGTGTGATCTCTGCGGGCGCGTACGCCGTGGAAGGGGGGCGCTCGACGACGGTCCTGGACTGA
- a CDS encoding helix-turn-helix transcriptional regulator: MVNRVWRTRSDSEDTMTSAARTCCQLIFTRMQGQLLASLRGPETRATTAAVPPDAEFLGIRLTLGTVLRPHPAASIVNGYVPFPVTDSGRVIIGGEDWEAPTYENAEQFIRRLRDAGLLVRSRLVVEEHSAEQPQRQLSPRTRQRRYRAITGLSRTAVTQIDRVNAAATMLRDGHDWHRVVEALGYFDQAHLAHALRRYVGRTARGLQAEDDAKVSFLYKNCPSPGS, from the coding sequence ATGGTCAACCGTGTGTGGCGCACTCGCAGTGACTCCGAGGACACGATGACATCCGCGGCGCGCACGTGCTGCCAGCTGATATTCACGCGGATGCAGGGGCAGCTACTCGCCAGTCTGCGCGGGCCGGAGACCAGGGCGACCACTGCGGCGGTCCCGCCGGACGCCGAGTTCCTCGGAATCCGGCTCACTCTCGGCACCGTACTTCGTCCGCATCCCGCGGCGTCGATCGTCAACGGGTACGTACCCTTCCCGGTGACGGACTCGGGTCGGGTCATCATCGGCGGTGAGGACTGGGAAGCGCCGACCTATGAGAACGCCGAGCAGTTCATCAGGCGCCTGCGGGACGCGGGACTGCTGGTGCGATCACGTCTGGTGGTCGAGGAGCACTCCGCCGAGCAGCCGCAGCGGCAGCTGTCCCCACGCACCCGTCAACGGCGATACCGGGCGATCACCGGCCTCTCGCGAACCGCCGTCACGCAGATCGACCGCGTCAACGCCGCGGCCACGATGCTGCGCGACGGCCACGACTGGCACAGGGTGGTCGAGGCGCTGGGGTACTTCGACCAGGCTCACCTCGCACATGCGCTGCGACGATACGTCGGACGCACCGCCCGGGGGCTGCAGGCGGAGGACGACGCCAAGGTGTCGTTCTTGTACAAGAACTGTCCGTCGCCCGGTAGTTAG
- a CDS encoding RNA polymerase sigma factor produces MTDPTVEQAITRAHHEEWARVVAGLARRFGDLDVAEDAAAEAFAAAAERWPREGVPPNPGGWLATTATRKAIDQLRRESHRDAKHRAALIVYDDSPPRPTGPVEDDRLRLLFTCCHPALAMEARVALTLRLLGGLTVAEIAHAFLVQETTMARRITRAKAKIKAARIPYRVPSADDIRERLAGVLAVVYLVFNEGYLASEGDDPVRRDLTTEAIRLGRLLRALFPDNGEVAGLLALMLLTDARRSARVSRTGELVTLDEQDRGAWDPTLIAEGNALVRERIEAVATGGDPPGRYQLQAAISMVHTNAPSARDTDWSTIVALYGSLAQLDPSPIVRLNRAVAIAEVDGPAVGLAEVDRLADVLDGYHAFHVARADLLRRLRRSGESRAAYDRAIDLGGNPAERAYLTRRRDQLGD; encoded by the coding sequence GTGACCGACCCCACCGTCGAGCAGGCGATCACCCGCGCCCACCACGAGGAGTGGGCGCGGGTGGTGGCCGGCCTCGCACGCCGTTTCGGCGACCTCGACGTCGCCGAGGACGCGGCGGCCGAGGCGTTCGCGGCGGCCGCGGAGCGATGGCCGCGCGAGGGCGTACCACCCAATCCCGGCGGTTGGCTCGCCACCACCGCGACCCGCAAGGCGATCGATCAGCTCCGTCGCGAGTCGCACCGCGACGCCAAGCACCGGGCCGCCCTGATCGTGTACGACGACTCGCCGCCACGGCCGACCGGCCCGGTCGAGGACGACCGGCTCCGGCTGCTCTTCACCTGCTGCCACCCGGCGCTGGCGATGGAGGCGCGGGTGGCGCTCACCCTGCGCCTGCTGGGCGGTCTCACCGTCGCCGAGATCGCGCACGCCTTCCTCGTGCAGGAGACGACGATGGCGCGACGGATCACCCGGGCCAAGGCGAAGATCAAGGCGGCCCGCATCCCCTACCGGGTGCCCTCGGCCGACGACATCCGCGAGCGGCTCGCCGGGGTGCTCGCGGTCGTCTACCTCGTCTTCAACGAGGGCTATCTCGCCAGTGAGGGGGACGACCCGGTGCGCCGTGACCTCACCACCGAGGCGATCCGCCTCGGTCGGCTGCTCCGCGCCCTCTTCCCCGACAACGGCGAGGTGGCCGGCCTGCTCGCGCTGATGCTCCTCACCGACGCCCGGCGGTCGGCGCGGGTGTCCCGCACCGGCGAACTGGTGACCCTCGACGAGCAGGACCGCGGCGCCTGGGACCCCACCCTCATCGCCGAGGGCAACGCCCTCGTTCGCGAACGGATCGAGGCGGTGGCGACCGGCGGCGACCCGCCCGGGCGCTACCAGTTGCAGGCCGCGATCAGCATGGTCCACACGAATGCCCCATCCGCCCGGGACACCGACTGGTCGACCATCGTGGCCCTCTACGGCAGCTTGGCGCAGCTCGACCCGTCACCGATCGTGCGACTCAACCGAGCGGTTGCGATCGCCGAGGTCGACGGCCCCGCGGTCGGGCTCGCCGAGGTCGACCGGCTCGCCGACGTCCTCGACGGCTACCACGCGTTCCACGTCGCGCGCGCCGACCTGCTGCGGCGACTGCGACGCAGCGGCGAGTCGCGGGCCGCGTACGACCGGGCCATCGATCTCGGCGGCAACCCCGCGGAGCGGGCCTACCTGACCCGCCGCCGCGACCAACTCGGCGACTGA
- a CDS encoding YciI family protein, which translates to MPEYLITFNDEWVPPHTAEEIRAKGVASRAVMEEMQAADVLIFSNGALDRSTALCSVELVDGKPVFTDGPYVETKEHLGGFAVVEVPDDDAARYWAGRLATALDWPQEVHRFRGPGEARRHGAAR; encoded by the coding sequence ATGCCGGAGTATCTGATCACCTTCAACGACGAGTGGGTGCCCCCGCACACGGCGGAGGAGATACGCGCGAAGGGCGTCGCCAGCCGCGCGGTGATGGAGGAGATGCAGGCCGCGGACGTCCTGATCTTCAGCAACGGCGCGCTCGACCGGTCCACCGCGTTGTGCAGTGTCGAGTTGGTTGACGGCAAGCCCGTCTTCACCGACGGCCCGTACGTCGAGACCAAGGAGCACCTCGGCGGCTTCGCCGTCGTGGAGGTGCCCGACGACGACGCGGCGCGATACTGGGCCGGCCGGCTCGCGACCGCGCTCGACTGGCCGCAGGAGGTGCACCGGTTTCGGGGTCCCGGGGAGGCCCGGCGTCACGGGGCGGCAAGGTGA
- a CDS encoding metalloregulator ArsR/SmtB family transcription factor, translated as MDEVAAAIADPVRRDILVMLLDQRLPAGEIADRFTISRPAVSRHLRVLRESGLVRATLVGRQRLYELDASRFAALVEWLDQFARDVSWERRLDALETEVYRTRRERRRRDTTDQRQEKTA; from the coding sequence GTGGACGAGGTGGCGGCGGCGATAGCCGACCCGGTGCGGCGGGACATCCTGGTGATGCTGCTCGATCAGCGGCTCCCCGCGGGGGAGATCGCCGACCGGTTCACCATCAGTCGGCCTGCCGTCAGCCGGCATCTGCGGGTGCTCCGGGAGAGCGGCCTGGTCCGCGCCACGCTCGTCGGCCGCCAACGCCTCTACGAGCTGGACGCCTCGCGGTTCGCCGCTCTGGTCGAGTGGCTCGACCAGTTCGCGCGGGACGTCAGTTGGGAGCGTCGCCTCGACGCGCTGGAGACCGAGGTCTACCGCACTCGTCGCGAGCGCCGCCGGCGCGACACGACGGATCAACGACAGGAGAAGACGGCATGA
- a CDS encoding SRPBCC family protein, protein MTNPPTGRLFPNADGHDLILSRTFRAPIEDVWASVTESDRTARWFGAWVGDAAPGRMIKMQMAYEDQAPWFDVRIDACDPPRRLALSTTDESGNWRIELLLSQTDGQTELRLVHHLDSTDVVGEMGPGWEYYLDMLVAARADASTPSFDDYYPVMKPYYDSLPTGTDPA, encoded by the coding sequence ATGACCAATCCGCCCACCGGACGGCTCTTCCCGAACGCTGACGGCCACGATCTCATCCTCAGCCGCACGTTCCGGGCGCCCATCGAGGACGTGTGGGCCAGCGTGACCGAATCCGACCGCACCGCTCGGTGGTTCGGAGCGTGGGTGGGCGATGCCGCCCCCGGGCGGATGATCAAGATGCAGATGGCCTACGAGGATCAGGCGCCGTGGTTCGACGTCCGGATCGACGCCTGCGACCCGCCGCGGCGACTGGCCCTGTCGACGACCGACGAGTCCGGCAACTGGCGGATCGAGCTGCTGCTGTCGCAGACCGATGGTCAGACCGAGCTGCGGCTCGTGCACCACCTCGACAGCACCGACGTGGTCGGCGAGATGGGCCCCGGCTGGGAGTACTACCTGGACATGCTGGTGGCAGCGCGGGCCGACGCGTCCACGCCGAGTTTCGACGACTACTACCCGGTGATGAAGCCCTACTACGACTCGCTGCCCACCGGGACCGACCCGGCGTGA
- a CDS encoding DinB family protein, with protein MPSYPPTFADQVIARALGAQFEAFLDEHRDALNACVDGLTEEQARRSLVASRTTLLGLVKHVTFVEKVWFDEAVTGRSRAELGIPERSEDSFLLTDDDTIATVQQAHREACEASRRATASLGLDDILPGHRRGPLPLRWVYLHVLRELAHHCGHADILREQLLNE; from the coding sequence ATGCCTTCCTACCCGCCCACCTTCGCCGACCAGGTCATCGCGCGGGCACTCGGCGCCCAGTTCGAGGCGTTCCTCGACGAGCACCGCGACGCGCTCAACGCCTGCGTGGACGGGCTGACCGAGGAACAGGCACGTCGGTCGTTGGTCGCCTCCCGGACCACGTTGCTGGGCCTGGTGAAGCATGTGACGTTCGTCGAGAAGGTCTGGTTCGACGAAGCCGTCACGGGCCGGTCGCGCGCCGAGCTGGGCATCCCTGAGCGGTCGGAGGACTCCTTCCTCCTCACTGACGACGACACGATCGCCACGGTGCAACAGGCGCACCGCGAAGCCTGCGAGGCGTCCCGCCGTGCGACGGCATCCCTGGGTCTGGACGACATTCTCCCCGGGCACCGGCGCGGGCCGCTGCCACTGCGGTGGGTGTATCTCCACGTGCTGCGCGAACTCGCCCACCACTGCGGGCACGCGGACATTCTCCGAGAGCAGCTCCTGAACGAGTAG
- a CDS encoding RNA polymerase sigma-70 factor, which yields MTSFDDQPDQVFGEHRRLLFSVAYRILGTAADAEDAVQDAWLKWSTADRSRLSEPRAYLVRIVSNLAMDRLRSARARRETYVGPWLPEPILTDGDTADDVTAAESVSMALLVVLESLTPLERAVFVLKEVFGFSYAEIGDAVDRSEDTVRQAAHRARGHVRARRPRFHTDRARRRAVTEQFFAAATGGDLNALMQLLAPDVTLWTDGGGRVRQAMHPVTGAARVAAWFAAIGTRPYQGVDLADMAVEVADLNGGPAIVFRGAGRVIATLSLDLGDDGRITAIHNVATPDKLHAVADGTIHRVEPGQDVIR from the coding sequence ATGACGAGCTTCGACGATCAGCCGGACCAGGTGTTCGGCGAGCACCGCCGGCTGCTGTTCTCGGTGGCGTACCGCATCCTCGGCACGGCGGCCGACGCCGAGGATGCGGTGCAGGACGCCTGGCTGAAGTGGTCGACGGCCGACCGGTCGCGGCTGAGCGAGCCCAGGGCGTACCTGGTGCGGATCGTGTCGAACCTGGCGATGGACCGGCTGCGGTCGGCGCGAGCCCGTCGGGAGACGTACGTCGGTCCATGGCTGCCCGAGCCGATCCTCACCGACGGCGACACCGCCGACGACGTGACCGCGGCGGAGTCGGTGTCGATGGCGCTGCTGGTGGTGCTGGAGTCGTTGACGCCGCTGGAGCGGGCGGTGTTCGTGCTCAAGGAGGTCTTCGGTTTCAGCTACGCCGAGATCGGCGACGCCGTCGACCGCTCGGAGGACACCGTGCGGCAGGCGGCGCACCGCGCCCGCGGGCACGTGCGGGCTCGGCGACCACGGTTCCACACCGACCGCGCACGGCGGCGGGCCGTGACCGAGCAGTTCTTCGCGGCCGCCACCGGTGGTGACCTCAACGCTCTGATGCAGCTCCTCGCACCCGACGTGACCCTGTGGACCGACGGCGGCGGCAGGGTGCGCCAGGCGATGCATCCGGTCACCGGCGCGGCGCGGGTGGCGGCCTGGTTCGCGGCCATCGGCACCCGCCCGTACCAGGGCGTCGACCTCGCCGACATGGCGGTCGAGGTGGCGGACCTGAACGGTGGGCCGGCGATCGTGTTCCGCGGGGCCGGCCGGGTGATCGCCACGCTCAGTCTCGACCTCGGCGACGACGGCCGGATCACCGCCATCCACAACGTCGCCACCCCCGACAAGCTGCACGCCGTCGCCGACGGCACGATCCACCGCGTCGAACCCGGCCAGGACGTCATCCGCTGA
- a CDS encoding DoxX family protein, translating into MSTTATIVTVAAALWVGFSAVSVFIRARWVVQPLAEYGVPRSWWPWLGAAKAAGSVGLLGGLVVPVIGVLAGVGLVLYFTGAVITVLRARSYGHVPFPLLYLAPVVAALALARFAG; encoded by the coding sequence ATGTCGACCACCGCCACGATCGTTACCGTCGCCGCCGCGCTCTGGGTCGGTTTCTCCGCCGTCTCCGTCTTCATCCGTGCCAGGTGGGTCGTCCAGCCCCTCGCCGAATACGGCGTGCCCCGCTCGTGGTGGCCGTGGCTCGGGGCGGCCAAGGCCGCCGGGTCGGTCGGCCTGCTCGGGGGCCTGGTCGTGCCCGTCATCGGCGTGCTCGCCGGCGTCGGGCTCGTGCTCTACTTCACCGGCGCCGTCATCACCGTCCTCCGGGCGCGTTCCTACGGGCACGTGCCGTTTCCGCTGCTGTACCTGGCGCCGGTCGTCGCCGCCCTCGCACTGGCTAGATTCGCTGGCTGA
- a CDS encoding IS701 family transposase: protein MAACHSVNPARWRQVLAGVCDAFAGRFGRVEPRRSAAAFVTGLLADIEVKTCWQLAEQAGHARPDAMQRLLYRAVWDADAVRDDVRTVIVDRFGDPDAVLVVDETGDLKKGVHTVGVQRQYTGTAGRIENAQVGVFCGYASRHGHTLIDRRVYLPVSWTDDRDRCQAAGVPDGVAFATKSELAAEMITGALDAGVPAGWAAADEAYGNSSVFRAHLRQHQLGYVLAVSRSHLVPLDGGKVKIRADRIAAELPAPAWQRRSAGAGSKGPRFYDWAWLDEVTTDADPDDGGNHSLLIRRNTTTGELAFYRCWTPQPATLAQLVRVAGIRWTVEESFQAAKGQVGLDQHQVRRWDSWHRFTTLALAALAVLAICAADATDDEPADTGLIKLTVNEVRRLINACIIHPLSNLAHRLRWSQWRRQHQARARQAHYTRRLNLELQP, encoded by the coding sequence GTGGCCGCGTGCCACAGCGTAAACCCTGCCCGGTGGCGGCAGGTCCTGGCCGGGGTGTGCGATGCGTTCGCGGGACGGTTCGGGCGGGTCGAGCCGCGGCGGTCGGCGGCGGCGTTTGTGACGGGGCTGCTGGCCGATATCGAGGTCAAGACGTGCTGGCAGTTGGCGGAGCAGGCCGGACACGCCCGGCCGGATGCGATGCAGAGGTTGTTGTATCGGGCGGTGTGGGACGCCGACGCCGTCCGCGACGACGTGCGGACGGTGATCGTCGACCGGTTCGGTGACCCGGACGCGGTGCTGGTCGTTGACGAGACCGGAGACCTGAAGAAGGGCGTGCACACGGTCGGGGTGCAACGCCAGTACACGGGCACCGCCGGCAGGATTGAGAACGCCCAGGTAGGGGTGTTCTGCGGCTACGCCAGCCGGCACGGGCACACGCTGATCGACCGCAGGGTCTACCTGCCGGTGTCCTGGACCGATGACCGGGACCGCTGCCAGGCCGCCGGAGTCCCCGACGGGGTCGCCTTCGCCACGAAGTCCGAGCTGGCCGCCGAGATGATCACCGGGGCCCTCGACGCCGGCGTCCCCGCCGGGTGGGCGGCCGCCGACGAGGCCTACGGCAACAGCAGCGTCTTCCGCGCCCACCTGCGCCAACACCAGCTGGGCTATGTCCTGGCCGTGTCCCGCAGCCACCTGGTGCCCCTCGACGGCGGCAAGGTCAAGATCCGCGCCGACCGCATCGCCGCCGAACTACCGGCCCCAGCGTGGCAGCGCCGCAGCGCGGGAGCCGGGTCGAAAGGGCCCCGCTTCTACGACTGGGCCTGGCTGGATGAGGTCACCACCGACGCCGACCCCGACGACGGTGGCAACCACAGCCTCCTGATCCGCCGCAACACCACCACCGGTGAGCTGGCCTTCTACCGCTGCTGGACCCCACAACCGGCCACCCTGGCCCAACTCGTGCGGGTCGCGGGCATCCGGTGGACGGTCGAGGAAAGCTTCCAAGCCGCCAAGGGTCAGGTCGGCCTCGACCAGCACCAGGTCCGCCGCTGGGACTCCTGGCACCGGTTCACCACCCTCGCCCTGGCCGCCCTCGCCGTCCTGGCGATCTGCGCCGCCGACGCCACCGACGACGAGCCTGCCGACACCGGACTGATCAAGCTCACGGTCAACGAGGTCCGCCGCCTGATCAACGCCTGCATCATCCACCCGCTCAGCAACCTCGCCCACCGTCTGCGCTGGTCACAGTGGCGGCGCCAGCATCAAGCCCGAGCCCGACAAGCCCACTACACCCGACGCCTCAACCTCGAACTCCAGCCATGA
- a CDS encoding dihydrofolate reductase family protein produces the protein MAKLIYVTNVSLDGYIEDASGDFAWFPPDDEVFTFTTDLVRSVGTFLYGRRLYERMAVWETDPAQAAQSRLRADFASTWRAANKVVYSTTLTAVSTANTSLERRFDPAVVHQLKATAGSDITVGGANLAAQAMRAGLVDECQLFVWPTAVGGGKPGLPTSVRTDFALLDERRFRNGVVHLRYRPLGH, from the coding sequence ATGGCCAAGCTGATCTACGTCACCAATGTGTCGCTTGACGGCTATATCGAGGACGCGAGCGGAGACTTCGCCTGGTTCCCACCCGACGACGAGGTATTCACATTCACCACCGATCTCGTGCGGTCCGTCGGTACGTTCCTCTACGGGCGGCGCCTGTACGAAAGGATGGCTGTCTGGGAAACCGACCCTGCTCAGGCCGCACAGTCCCGCCTCAGGGCTGACTTCGCGAGCACGTGGCGAGCGGCGAACAAGGTCGTCTACTCCACGACTCTCACCGCGGTGTCAACGGCCAACACCAGCCTGGAGCGCCGTTTCGACCCCGCCGTCGTGCACCAACTGAAGGCCACGGCCGGCAGTGACATCACCGTGGGAGGCGCCAACCTGGCGGCGCAAGCCATGCGGGCCGGACTGGTTGACGAGTGCCAGTTGTTCGTCTGGCCCACGGCCGTCGGAGGCGGCAAGCCGGGGCTGCCGACCAGCGTACGCACCGACTTCGCCCTCCTCGACGAACGCCGATTCCGAAACGGCGTCGTTCACCTCCGTTACCGCCCGCTCGGCCACTAG
- a CDS encoding hemerythrin domain-containing protein, translated as MASHDRDRAVAFSLQLAQAHHELRRQINELQAGLGQHRPDDDVLVTHCLAFCAALASHHQGEDTGMFAELLRERPDLAGTVANLVEDHEMIASILSRVTELADRAARSHGAALEAIGRELDGLAAIMESHFHYEERTISEALDGGIADTGWSDLVFRFRDAVH; from the coding sequence GTGGCTTCCCACGACCGCGACCGTGCAGTCGCGTTCAGCCTGCAGCTCGCGCAGGCACATCACGAACTGCGTCGCCAGATCAACGAGCTCCAGGCGGGTCTGGGGCAGCACCGACCGGACGACGACGTACTGGTAACCCATTGCCTGGCGTTCTGCGCCGCGTTGGCGTCGCATCATCAGGGCGAGGACACGGGGATGTTCGCCGAACTACTGCGGGAGCGCCCCGACCTCGCGGGGACCGTCGCCAACCTCGTCGAGGACCACGAGATGATCGCATCGATCCTGTCGCGAGTAACCGAACTCGCTGACCGCGCCGCCAGATCTCATGGTGCGGCGTTGGAAGCGATCGGCCGTGAGCTTGACGGACTCGCGGCGATCATGGAGTCACATTTCCACTATGAGGAACGAACAATCAGCGAGGCGCTCGACGGTGGGATAGCTGACACAGGCTGGTCCGACCTGGTGTTCAGGTTCCGCGATGCCGTGCACTGA
- a CDS encoding polyketide cyclase, translating to MIGDRWGVTDSEISRRYPCDDFVVSPTLQAWRGVHVEAPADVVWPWVTQVRLAPYSYDWIDNLGRRSPRELVGLSEPRVGERFTTAGGRKLGRIVSVDPGIQLTATIIGAFMSYVLVPQEHHTRLLLKVVMQTTRWVALGLSVGDLIMARRQLVNLKQLAEHHHGGTAKD from the coding sequence ATGATCGGTGATCGGTGGGGCGTGACCGACAGCGAGATCTCGCGCCGCTATCCGTGCGACGACTTCGTCGTCTCACCCACCCTGCAGGCGTGGCGGGGTGTGCACGTCGAGGCGCCCGCCGACGTGGTGTGGCCGTGGGTGACACAGGTGAGGCTCGCGCCGTACTCCTATGACTGGATCGACAACCTCGGCCGCCGTTCACCTCGGGAGCTGGTAGGCCTCTCCGAGCCGCGAGTCGGGGAACGGTTCACTACTGCTGGCGGGCGAAAGCTGGGCCGGATCGTCTCGGTCGACCCAGGGATACAGCTGACGGCCACCATCATCGGCGCCTTCATGTCCTACGTCCTCGTGCCTCAGGAGCACCACACCCGCTTGCTGCTCAAGGTCGTCATGCAGACCACCCGCTGGGTCGCGCTCGGACTGTCCGTCGGCGACCTGATCATGGCTCGACGTCAGCTCGTGAACCTGAAGCAACTCGCCGAGCACCACCACGGCGGCACGGCCAAGGATTGA
- a CDS encoding DUF1737 domain-containing protein has product MPDPAEPLGYRLITGPDDAEFCARVTGLLDQGYRLYGSPALTFNGERVVAAQALVLPSSAGPEPSEDSRG; this is encoded by the coding sequence GTGCCAGATCCCGCTGAACCGCTCGGCTACCGGCTCATCACCGGACCCGACGACGCTGAATTCTGCGCCCGCGTCACCGGCCTCCTCGACCAGGGCTACCGGTTATACGGCTCGCCGGCGCTGACCTTCAACGGGGAACGTGTCGTTGCCGCTCAAGCGTTGGTCCTGCCGAGTTCCGCCGGGCCTGAGCCGTCCGAGGACAGCCGCGGATAG